One part of the Tunicatimonas pelagia genome encodes these proteins:
- a CDS encoding alkaline phosphatase D family protein: MKQLFYIYFTSLLAVASFQLSYAQEVYFTNGFRISELTSTDAIVWTRLCGQKKPNPVVHQRKPKVFRHPINFDENMPVDEMDGAVRGADGYVRVIVESDQSSETSEWLVAEAKEDHTVHIPLEGLTPDTQYTIKLEGKAQQSDENIATISGIFRTPPADTVAAPVSFTSSTCQYFWSYDDSVAGFKTYLSMAELAPDFFVQTGDYVYYDKPGPSATNPEKARHKWHAINGWPSLVNFFRETPTYFIKDDHDLLSDDSHAQTSDYGELSYAEGLVIWEENVPMKELPYRTVRWGKDLQVWLLEGREYRSANQAPDGEGKTILGQQQKHWLTQTLSESDATFKVVISATPVVGPDRKNKTDNHSNASFQTEGEWLRNLLSQHENTYVINGDRHWQYVSQDSVTQLMEFGSGPVSDSHVQGWKSGKQPQHRYLNLIGGFLGVEVKREEGQPQLTFTHYDVNGEARNTELFKIDN, translated from the coding sequence ATGAAGCAGTTATTTTACATTTACTTCACCAGCCTTTTAGCAGTAGCTAGTTTTCAATTGAGTTACGCTCAAGAAGTCTATTTCACTAACGGTTTCCGAATTTCAGAACTCACGTCTACTGATGCCATTGTCTGGACACGCTTGTGCGGTCAGAAAAAACCAAATCCGGTAGTTCACCAGCGGAAACCCAAGGTATTTCGCCATCCAATTAATTTTGATGAGAATATGCCTGTAGATGAAATGGATGGTGCAGTGCGAGGTGCTGACGGCTACGTTCGCGTGATAGTAGAAAGCGATCAGTCTAGCGAGACTTCAGAGTGGTTGGTAGCTGAAGCAAAGGAAGACCACACGGTACATATTCCTCTGGAAGGATTAACTCCAGATACCCAGTACACCATTAAACTAGAAGGAAAAGCGCAGCAGTCCGATGAAAACATAGCCACAATAAGCGGAATTTTTCGCACTCCCCCGGCCGATACGGTGGCGGCTCCAGTATCATTTACCTCCTCTACCTGTCAATACTTTTGGAGCTACGATGATTCGGTAGCCGGATTTAAAACCTACCTGAGCATGGCAGAGTTAGCTCCCGATTTCTTTGTGCAAACCGGTGATTATGTGTACTACGATAAACCTGGGCCGTCGGCTACCAATCCTGAGAAAGCCCGACACAAGTGGCACGCCATCAACGGTTGGCCCTCGCTAGTCAATTTCTTCCGAGAAACACCTACCTACTTTATCAAAGACGATCATGACTTGCTTTCCGATGACTCTCACGCGCAAACATCCGATTACGGGGAGTTGTCCTACGCCGAGGGCTTGGTGATTTGGGAAGAGAATGTTCCGATGAAGGAGCTTCCCTACCGAACCGTTCGCTGGGGAAAGGATTTGCAAGTGTGGCTGCTAGAGGGGCGGGAGTACCGCAGTGCCAACCAAGCTCCCGATGGCGAAGGCAAAACGATTCTCGGTCAGCAACAGAAACACTGGCTTACGCAAACGCTGTCAGAATCGGATGCTACGTTTAAGGTTGTAATTTCCGCTACCCCGGTGGTGGGGCCCGACCGGAAAAATAAAACCGACAACCACTCCAACGCATCCTTTCAAACCGAAGGTGAGTGGCTAAGAAACTTACTCTCTCAGCACGAAAATACCTACGTGATTAACGGAGATCGGCACTGGCAGTACGTATCGCAGGATAGTGTTACTCAGCTTATGGAGTTTGGTTCAGGCCCGGTGAGCGACTCCCACGTGCAGGGCTGGAAAAGTGGGAAACAACCCCAGCACCGCTATCTTAATCTAATTGGCGGTTTTTTGGGAGTTGAGGTTAAACGAGAAGAAGGTCAACCTCAGCTCACATTTACTCATTACGATGTGAATGGCGAAGCCCGAAATACTGAACTGTTCAAAATTGACAATTAA
- a CDS encoding alpha/beta hydrolase family protein: MSERWIIGSASLCLLAAWVGCRSPSSPIEYHSTLPNPLRADNRTISASEWEAHRPHLKQILTRYQYGAMPDHRSLDKVEVEVTDEKYLPDSAAIQQTLQFILHKNGKQVSVRVGAVIPRREGSFPVIIKNDRFLFDLSDMQNPRKEAQYQKKGRDKIQQFATKEAIERGYVFVKFIREDVAADKPDNRDTGVLALYPNHTWENTAAWAWMYSIIIDWLEKQPYVHADKVAVTGHSRGGKTALCAGIYDERIAVTAPNSSGSGGTGSWRYFDPDQKPQTLSVAEERHHYWFTDSLFQFVDSVAYLPFDAHFAKMLIAPRALVNLHARQDYWANPYGTQLTHLAAQPIFDAYGKPDNLALHWRNGGHNQNQEDWLALYDFCDWHFYGKERTKTYNQNPHTHYQYDSILNPYLEYFEEFGTITTKQ; the protein is encoded by the coding sequence ATGAGTGAACGATGGATTATTGGATCGGCTAGCTTATGTTTACTAGCAGCTTGGGTAGGGTGCCGTTCTCCGAGTTCCCCAATTGAGTACCATTCTACTTTGCCTAATCCTTTACGAGCGGACAACAGAACTATCTCAGCATCTGAGTGGGAAGCGCACCGTCCGCACCTTAAACAAATACTCACTCGCTACCAGTACGGCGCAATGCCCGACCACCGTAGTTTAGATAAGGTAGAAGTAGAAGTTACTGATGAAAAGTATCTTCCCGATAGTGCTGCCATTCAGCAAACCCTACAATTTATCCTGCATAAAAATGGCAAGCAGGTTTCCGTTCGGGTAGGTGCGGTTATTCCCCGGCGAGAAGGCTCATTTCCGGTGATTATTAAGAACGACCGCTTCTTATTTGATCTGAGCGATATGCAGAATCCGCGAAAAGAAGCGCAGTACCAAAAGAAAGGAAGAGATAAAATTCAGCAATTTGCTACCAAAGAGGCTATTGAGCGCGGTTATGTTTTTGTGAAGTTTATTCGGGAAGACGTAGCTGCCGATAAGCCCGATAACCGAGATACTGGTGTACTAGCTTTGTACCCCAACCATACCTGGGAAAACACGGCTGCCTGGGCCTGGATGTACAGCATTATTATTGACTGGCTCGAAAAGCAACCTTACGTTCATGCAGATAAGGTTGCAGTAACTGGTCATTCAAGAGGAGGAAAGACAGCCCTTTGTGCTGGCATCTACGACGAGCGCATTGCCGTAACGGCTCCCAACTCATCGGGTAGCGGTGGCACCGGAAGCTGGCGGTACTTTGATCCTGATCAGAAGCCTCAAACCCTGTCGGTAGCTGAAGAACGCCACCATTATTGGTTTACCGACTCACTATTTCAGTTTGTGGATAGTGTGGCTTACCTGCCCTTTGACGCCCACTTTGCTAAGATGCTGATTGCCCCTCGGGCTTTGGTGAACCTACACGCCCGCCAAGATTACTGGGCTAACCCCTACGGCACGCAGCTCACTCATTTGGCAGCCCAACCGATTTTTGATGCCTACGGAAAACCGGATAATCTGGCCTTACACTGGCGCAATGGTGGCCATAACCAAAACCAGGAGGACTGGCTCGCCCTCTACGATTTTTGTGATTGGCACTTTTACGGAAAAGAGCGCACCAAAACGTATAATCAAAATCCGCACACGCACTATCAGTACGATTCTATTTTAAATCCCTACCTTGAGTATTTTGAAGAATTTGGGACAATTACTACCAAGCAATGA
- a CDS encoding biotin/lipoyl-containing protein, which yields MYQASVDDNTSLSVEVKDDQIHIDQKKVDLDIHQISPNQFHVLYQHRSYQIEVLQADYATKQFIISVNGKRVPVQLQSELDQLLETLGMDATSEAVVEEVRSPMPGLIRAVEVNAGDSVQTGDKLLTLEAMKMENVIKSPASGMIDSVLVKTGESVEKNQVLVSFEVEGLKG from the coding sequence ATGTACCAGGCCTCAGTTGACGATAATACTTCACTGTCTGTAGAAGTAAAAGACGACCAAATTCATATCGACCAGAAAAAGGTTGATCTGGATATTCACCAGATTTCGCCCAATCAATTTCACGTGCTTTATCAGCACCGGTCTTACCAAATTGAGGTGCTGCAAGCTGACTATGCGACCAAGCAATTCATTATTTCGGTAAACGGAAAAAGGGTGCCAGTGCAACTGCAATCTGAACTTGACCAACTACTAGAAACCTTGGGAATGGATGCCACCTCAGAAGCCGTAGTGGAAGAAGTTCGCAGCCCGATGCCGGGTCTCATCCGAGCAGTAGAAGTAAATGCTGGCGATTCAGTACAAACGGGCGATAAGCTACTTACCCTGGAAGCCATGAAAATGGAAAATGTCATAAAATCCCCGGCCTCAGGAATGATTGATTCCGTTTTGGTGAAGACTGGAGAGAGTGTAGAGAAAAATCAAGTACTGGTTAGTTTTGAGGTTGAAGGGTTGAAGGGTTGA
- a CDS encoding LytR/AlgR family response regulator transcription factor: MIRAIAIDDEPNALRVIENHAAQVPFLQLVETFTDPFKALKFLEENSAHLIFLDINMPDISGLELSSILNEKNVLVIFTTAFSEYALESYDLDAVDYLLKPFEFTRFHSALLKVRKRLNSSNHATNFFFVNTGSEQRKMRYEDIQYIEGSGNYVTYHLSSEKVLVRSTIKQVRAYLPSAEFIQVQRSYIVALSHIDVIRDNHIHIGQARISIGPKYKEQVKSVVNDFS, translated from the coding sequence ATGATTAGGGCAATTGCTATTGACGATGAACCCAATGCGCTGCGGGTTATTGAAAATCATGCCGCACAAGTTCCCTTCTTACAATTAGTAGAGACTTTCACTGACCCATTCAAAGCACTGAAGTTTTTGGAAGAGAACAGCGCTCACCTGATCTTTTTAGACATCAATATGCCCGATATTTCAGGGCTGGAACTATCTAGCATACTCAACGAGAAAAACGTATTAGTCATCTTCACCACCGCGTTTAGCGAATATGCTTTAGAGAGTTATGACCTTGATGCGGTAGACTATCTGCTAAAACCCTTCGAGTTTACCCGCTTTCATTCGGCACTTTTAAAGGTCAGGAAAAGACTAAACTCAAGTAATCATGCCACTAATTTTTTCTTTGTAAATACAGGCAGTGAACAGCGCAAAATGCGATATGAAGACATCCAGTATATTGAAGGGAGTGGAAACTACGTTACTTACCACCTCAGTAGCGAAAAAGTATTGGTACGATCTACGATTAAGCAAGTACGAGCTTACCTGCCTTCTGCTGAATTTATTCAAGTGCAACGCTCCTACATCGTGGCTTTAAGCCATATTGACGTGATTCGGGACAATCACATTCATATTGGTCAGGCTAGAATTTCTATCGGCCCCAAGTACAAAGAGCAAGTTAAATCCGTAGTGAATGATTTTAGCTAA
- a CDS encoding sensor histidine kinase, translating to MNTQFIKLDKREAWFHIAFWLLVMVSAISAWSNNMDSTHITFRGISLVLTFILPMYINIFVLIPRFFKRDKWLTYALCLVVLLIVAKVLHTVLLLAPWMINDWASLNFSSEFSHWMFREFNSFDKFVFSQLPWIIYISFAYRFVKDWFVNEQVKSRLISEKLSVELALLKAQVSPHFLFNTLNNIYAVALDERAVSTADNISKLGTLMRYSLHDTQADFIALNKELDYLERYIELQRMRLTEDQQLNVDLDLKNGKIGSLSIAPMILLPFIENAFKYGVSTTHASQINISIQLIEKRLVMEVENAVQRTGQSKVGGLGLENVKNRLTLIYPNRHKLTCGLNDGKYLVHLELNLT from the coding sequence ATGAACACACAATTTATCAAGCTGGACAAACGAGAAGCATGGTTTCATATCGCCTTTTGGTTGCTGGTAATGGTTTCGGCCATTTCTGCCTGGTCAAATAACATGGACTCGACGCATATTACTTTCCGAGGCATTTCGCTGGTACTGACCTTTATTTTACCTATGTATATCAATATTTTCGTACTTATTCCCCGATTCTTTAAGCGGGATAAATGGCTTACATACGCTTTATGCTTAGTAGTACTACTCATTGTTGCAAAAGTTCTCCACACTGTACTTTTACTAGCTCCCTGGATGATTAACGACTGGGCGAGCCTTAACTTTTCTAGTGAGTTTAGTCACTGGATGTTCCGAGAATTTAACAGCTTTGATAAATTTGTTTTTAGTCAACTACCCTGGATTATTTACATATCGTTCGCCTATCGTTTTGTTAAAGATTGGTTTGTGAATGAGCAAGTCAAAAGTCGGTTGATTTCTGAGAAACTATCGGTAGAACTGGCACTGCTAAAAGCGCAGGTTAGCCCTCATTTTCTGTTCAACACCTTAAATAATATTTATGCGGTGGCACTGGATGAACGGGCGGTGAGCACAGCAGATAATATTTCAAAATTGGGTACTTTAATGCGCTACAGCCTGCACGATACCCAAGCCGATTTTATTGCACTAAATAAGGAACTGGATTATCTGGAACGGTATATTGAGCTACAGCGAATGCGGCTCACCGAAGACCAGCAGTTAAACGTTGATCTTGACTTAAAAAACGGCAAAATAGGAAGCCTTAGCATTGCGCCTATGATTCTGCTACCCTTCATTGAAAATGCCTTCAAATACGGAGTCAGTACCACTCACGCTTCCCAGATTAACATAAGTATCCAACTAATAGAAAAGCGATTAGTCATGGAAGTAGAAAATGCCGTACAACGAACCGGACAATCCAAGGTTGGTGGATTAGGATTAGAGAACGTAAAAAATCGCTTGACACTTATCTACCCTAATCGGCATAAGCTAACCTGTGGCTTGAATGACGGAAAATACCTCGTCCACTTAGAACTTAATCTAACCTGA
- the pyrH gene encoding UMP kinase produces the protein MKYQRILLKLSGEALMGNQPYGIDPERIQQYAQEIKRVKDTGVEVAIVIGGGNIFRGVQAQNSGMDRVQGDYMGMLATVINGMALQSALEQTGVYTRLMSGIKMEQVCEPFIRRRAIRHLEKGRIVIFGAGIGNPYFTTDSTASLRAIEIEADVVLKGTRVDGVYTADPEKDPTAKRFSTITFSEVYQKKLNVMDMTAFTLCQENNLPIIVFDMNKPGNLFNLISGQEVGTLIN, from the coding sequence ATGAAGTACCAACGTATTCTTTTGAAACTTAGTGGTGAAGCCCTCATGGGCAATCAGCCCTACGGCATTGATCCGGAGCGAATTCAACAGTACGCCCAGGAAATTAAGCGAGTGAAAGATACTGGGGTTGAGGTGGCTATTGTCATTGGCGGGGGTAATATTTTCCGGGGAGTACAGGCTCAGAATTCAGGAATGGATCGGGTGCAGGGTGATTATATGGGAATGTTGGCCACCGTTATTAACGGTATGGCTTTGCAGAGCGCACTAGAGCAAACCGGAGTTTATACCCGGTTGATGTCTGGCATTAAGATGGAACAAGTATGTGAACCCTTTATCCGTCGTCGAGCCATTCGCCACCTTGAGAAAGGACGCATTGTTATTTTCGGGGCGGGTATCGGAAATCCGTATTTTACCACCGACTCTACGGCCAGCCTACGCGCTATTGAAATTGAAGCTGATGTAGTACTAAAGGGAACCCGAGTTGATGGAGTGTATACCGCCGATCCCGAAAAAGACCCCACTGCTAAACGTTTCTCAACCATTACTTTTTCCGAAGTATATCAGAAGAAGCTCAACGTAATGGATATGACCGCATTTACGCTCTGTCAGGAAAATAACTTGCCCATTATTGTTTTTGATATGAATAAACCCGGCAACTTATTCAATCTAATCAGCGGACAAGAGGTGGGAACGCTGATCAACTAA